The genomic window CGGGAAAGCTGGCGGGGTTGGTCAGGGTCCCGAGCGAGCTGCCCGGAGACCCGCTGGAGTCGGTGTAGATGTGGGCGGTGAGGTCCGAAGAGCTGAAGCCGCTTTGGATAGCGTTGAATTCCACGTCAACGCTGCGCAGGCTGTAGCCGTAGCTGTTGGAGCCGGTGGTGAAGGCCTGAGCGACATCGTTGTCCAGAGATACATGACCATCGTCCGACTGGCCGGTGTTGCTGACCAGCGTCTGCGATGCCTGCTGCGCGTTAGCCTGCTCCGTGCTCAGCGCGAACACTACCGCCAGCAGCGCGAGGGCGAGAAGCGCCGCCCAAGGGCGCCTCACGAATCCGTTCCCGGAAGGAAGTGGGGGGGGGGGCTTCGCGCGCGGCCCGCCTCGACACTAATCCACACACATCATGCCTGATCATCTCAAGGCCTCCACATCCCATTGCCTATGCTACGATCTCCGCCCACATCCCGGCTACTCTAAACGCCGCAAATGGCCAGAATCAAGGAGAAAAGCCGAAACCCGCCTTGACTGGAGTTACCCCGCCTTTTCGAACACTTTGATGGTCCCCCGGTTTCGTGGAGTCAGCGATGTCGGTGAACGGAGACACCACTCCCGACGGGCGCTCTTGTCCTAACACCCCCAGACGTGTCGCGCAATCCCGCACCGCGCTCCCGCCTTTTTGCGCCTCCGCGGGCGTAGACACCCCGGCGGTGGCGGCCGCTCCGAGCAGCATCACGAACGTGAGCAATACCGCCATCCATCTCGCTGCGTCCTTACCTATACCTGTACCTCATCGGGGAATCGGGGCTGCTTTTGGCGGGTTTAATGGTTCCTTACTTTGGGGGCGCCGTGGCAGTGGGGGCTAAGCCCAGCATTCGTTCTGTGCTTGTTCGACTGTGATCGATGGGACTCCGGGGGTCGGGTGTTGGGTGACCAGGGTCACGCCTGTGTCGTGGAAGTCCAGGCCGGGGGTGTTCTCCGGTGTCCTGCCTGTTTTGGAGTATTCGACGATCGCGTCAACTCCGAGGGTCGCCATTTTGTGGGGATACTGCATCGATGTGGCGTCGATCTCGCCTGTGGCGACACGGCCTACTCCCTCACAGCTCCCGTCGATAGAAACGATCAGGACGTCGTTCTCCTTGCCTGCGTCTTTCAGCGCCAAGAACGCGCCGGCTGCGGCGGGCTCGTTGACCGTGTACACGACGTTGACTTCTGGATCTTGCCGTATCAGATCTTCCATAGCGGCGCGCCCCCCGGCTGCCGTGCCCATGGTGACAGCGCGCCCGACGATACGAGGATCGTCTTCGTCGTACATCGTGGTGGGGTCTCTGATGTCGACACCGAAGCCGCTCAGGAAGCCTTGGTTGCGCATAACATCCAACGTGATCCGGGCCTCGGACCCGTCCAGCGTAACGATCCTGACCGCAGGTACCGACACATCGGTCCTCGCTCGCGCCCATGCGCCTATCAACTCACCAGCCCTGAAGTTGTCCGTGGCGAAGGTGGCGTCAACAGAGTCCGGCGGGTCGAAGGGGGTATCTAGCGCGATGACCAATACACCAGCCTCTCGCGCCCTTCTCACTGTGTCGGTCAGAGCGGCCGGATCCGAAGGCGTGATGAGAATACCGGCAGCGCCGCTGGCGACCAGACTCTCGATTGCTTCGACCTGCGTCTCCCAGTCTCCGTCGTAGCTGCCCGCCATAGCGCGCAACTCGACATCCGCTTCTTCGGCTTGGCGGAGCGCGGCGTCTCTCATCGTCACGAAGAACGGGTTCGCGTCGGTCTTGGTGACGAGCCCGATCATCAGCCGATCCTCAGCGGCAGGATTCGTCACGCATCCAGCAACCGACACAGCAACCAGCACCCACGCCGCCCCTATCCGTGTCAAACGTCGCAAAACAGGAACACCCTAACCGCCATGCCAGCCGGTACGAACCGGGCCCGCCAAGACGGAGTGGATGCCGTTACGGCGACCCGACTTCGCAAGAACGTCGTGCAAGCCCGATCGTTCTCCGAGATGCTGGAACGCACCCTGCGCCGCTACGAGAACCGAGCTATCGAGGCCGCCGAGGTGATCGAATAACTGATCCAGCTGGCCAAAGAGATGCGTGAGGCCAACGCTCGAGGCGAGAATCTCGGACGCACCGAGGACGAATATGGTCTTCTCCGACGCTCTGGAAACCAACGACAGCGCCGTAGCCATCCTCGACGATCAGGTCCTGCGAACCATTGCTCAAGAGCTGGTCGAGAGGGTCCGCGACAACTGACCATCGACCGGACCTTGCGGGAAGACGTACCCGCCCGCCGCCGTGTTCTGGTCAAGCGCACCCTCCGCAAGTATGGCTACCCATCCGACAAAGCAGGAAAAGGCCACCCAAACCGTCCTACAACAGGCCGAAGTCCTCTCAGAGGCCCGGGCCGCCTAGCCCCCGCGGGGCCGGTACCCCTCGTTGACGACAGCTCCGCCGAGATTGTATGCGATGTGCAATCCCCCCGGTTTGTACTTTGTACACAATTCGTCATGTGCCGGATTCTGGGCTGTTTCAAGCCGTTGTTCCGTGACTGCTTGTCTAGCGTGTGAAGGGTACGTATCCGATAGGCGGAGGTTGCTCATGATCCAGGTGATCCGGAGGGTGTTCGTGGCGATCGCCGGAGGGCTGATGGTCCTTCTCGCTGTGGCCGGCTTCGCCCTCCCCGTCACTCCGGGCACCGCGCTTCTGGTCGGGGGTTTGCTCCTGTGGTCGACCGAGTTCAGGTGGGCGAAGGAAGTCCTCGTAAGGGTTCGCGCCTGGATCACGGACCAGTCTTCCAAGGGGAAGGACGGGGAGGGCCTCCGCTTCCGGCACCGAACCGGAACGGCCGGGCGCGCACATAGGGCCGAGTTCGGAGTCACTCATCGGCTCGGATGACCACGGACCTGATCGCTTCGACCGTGGCCACGTCCTACAGTCCGAGAGGGTCGGGCGCGCCCGCTCGGATGCCTCCAACCGGATCCGCCATCCTGCGGCCGGTAGGCATCGTTGAAGGTAGGGCGAGTTGACCGAGGTTCGGGAAGCGGGATGATCGCCGCCCGGTTTTGGCGCTCTCCATAGCCGGGGCAATAGTGCGCTGGTTGTGGAGGCTTGTAGCGCTTCTCGGGTTCGGTGGGTCTGCTCGCGGGCTGTTCGGCTGAGGTGGACGTGGACTCCGCCGAGGTCTCCGGGGACGACTTGAGGCTGCGGCTCAGGTTGCAGATCTGTAACCCAGACACACTGGGTTAAAGAGTATGCGCGTATAGGTGGGTTCCGGTGGTTGCCTTCAGCTTGTCGACCAGCGGGTCGGCCTTCAATGTCCCTGGTCAGGAGCAGTGACTCAATCCCTGGCGGTTGTGCCTTCCCCAGTTCAGGAGCTATCCGCGCACGCTCTAAGACAAGGGTGGTGGATGTCGGCCATCGTATCGAGGTGGCAGTGTCCGCTACGCCTGCCGGACTGCTAGGAGGCCCGGAGTGTCAACATCAGGTGATAGTCGCCCTGCCGACACCGTTAGCTGGCCGTGATGTGTTCGATAGGTCGTCTCGCAGTGTGGTAAAAGTTGGGCTGTCGCCTATATCGTGGCCGTATGATCGGGAGCGGTTCACGGTGGTCGACTATGAGGCGGCTCTCGCGGCGATGGTGGCCTGTCTTGAGGCCGGTGATCCGCTGATAGACGCGGAGGTTGTTGATGATCTGGATTGGCCTACCTACGACTGGCACAAGCCGAGGCATGAACGAGGTAACATGTCGGCACCGGCCGTCTCCGAGTGCTTCGATGAGCATCCGGAGCCCCCTACGCGGCTAGGTCGCAGTCCGGACGCGATTCGCTTGCAGCAACTGGCGACACCAGCGATGGGTGATCAACGCTGTCCCTCGTGCTGCTGATCTACTTCGTCTCCGCCAGATTCGATCCGGACCGTCGACCGCTTCACGATCGGATTGCTGGCACCATCGTGATCCGCTGGCCGGCCTGAGGCACGAACGGGCGCCGGTGCCCGTGTGAAGGCCACGAGTGGCCGTCCGGTTCGCCCGTGTCGACAGCGGGTAGCATTGGCGAGAGTGTGGATAGCCACGGCGTCGGTGGAGGGGTTGGTTTGGGCTTGGCGGAGGATCACG from bacterium includes these protein-coding regions:
- a CDS encoding substrate-binding domain-containing protein; this encodes MIGLVTKTDANPFFVTMRDAALRQAEEADVELRAMAGSYDGDWETQVEAIESLVASGAAGILITPSDPAALTDTVRRAREAGVLVIALDTPFDPPDSVDATFATDNFRAGELIGAWARARTDVSVPAVRIVTLDGSEARITLDVMRNQGFLSGFGVDIRDPTTMYDEDDPRIVGRAVTMGTAAGGRAAMEDLIRQDPEVNVVYTVNEPAAAGAFLALKDAGKENDVLIVSIDGSCEGVGRVATGEIDATSMQYPHKMATLGVDAIVEYSKTGRTPENTPGLDFHDTGVTLVTQHPTPGVPSITVEQAQNECWA